The Thalassotalea piscium sequence AATACAACGAATAGGAATTTACAATGAATAATAATACAGCTATTCCTTCTTGGTACAAAACAGTCGCCATAATTGCCGTTATATGGAATATTATGGGCGTTATTGCCTTCTCTGGACATGTAATGATGAGCCCTGAAGCAATAGCCACGCTCCCAGCTGCAGAGCAAGAGCTCTATCAAAATATACCTGTGTGGGTAACAATCGCTTTTGCTATTGCTGTTTTTGCTGGTTTATTGGGCAGTATTGCGCTCCTACTTAGAAAACCATTGGCTTTACCGCTTCTTATTTCTTCCCTTGTCGGTATTATTATTCAAGATACATATTCATTCTTGTTTACAAATACTATCAAGATTTATGGCAATTCTGTTTTAATAATGCCTTCAGTAGTTATAGTAATAGCCGTTTTTCTAATTTGGTTAGCCAATAAAGCTAAAAATAACCACTGGCTTGATCATTAAATAGGCAAGCTTACTTAATGGCTAATTGATTATTATGAATGACTTTTTAACCAGTTAACCACCTCAGGAAAGTGATCATCAATGCTTAGCGGATGCGTTAAAATATTAATATGATCGTAATTAAGTGCGTTGCCACTTTCCTTTGATAGTAAGCTTAATTTAGCTTCGTTATTATAAGACTCATCAATAAAGGCTTGTACATCTTTAACATTACCAAGCACTTTGTCGCTAACTCCTGTTATATGCCACGTAGGCGGCCAGCTAATATTTTTCGCGGCTTCTTGATAACTAAAACCGTCGTTACGATCTTGCCATTTACCTGGTTTAACCCAATCAATACTGTCTTTTAAAAATAATAATGTTTCGCTATCAGCGCCGAATCTCAGCTTTTTAGCGTCGATATAGCCTTTTCTTTTAGCAAGTTTAGGCGCTAAGCTATTCCATATTAAATTCACTTTAAGTGTTTTTTCAAAGCCTGAGGTCAGCACGCTACGTTTAGTACCAAAACAGACATTACTTGCAATATGGGCTAACTTTTCAGGGAAACGAGCTAACGTACTAGCAAATAAAACACCGCCCCAAGAGTGACAAATAACATGCATTTTTTTACTATTTCTTTTTACGACTTCGTCAATAAGTAACGGAATATCTTTAGTGATTATTTCAAATTGACCGTGTTGAGCATTCTCATGAATAGGGGGCGTACTTTTGCCTTTGCCACGAAAGTCTGCAACATAAACATCAAAACCTTGTTCAGCTAAATAGCACGCTAGCCCCTTACCAGATTCTGTATAAAATATTTTTCCATTTTCAATGGTGCCATGGAGCATTAAAACTGGAACGCCGTTAGGCGTACTCCAAATATGACGAAGGTGTAATTGATGCTCGTTCTCTTTAATATATAATGAGTTTTGATTCATGGTAGGCTCTAGTTGGTCAGACCAGATAACATTAACGATAAATCAATTAAAGATCAACAAACGCTAATTAAACATATTTTTCATATTATCGGCAAAAGCGACAAACTTTTCTTTAATAGTGCGTTTTACTTTAATGTCTATACCACCAAAAATAGCAAAACCTTCAATAATAATGGTTGGTGAGTTTCTATCTGCAATACAAGGTGCTTTATTATCAACGCCACCAAAAATACAAAAAGCTTTAGACACAACATTCACGTTTTCTGGTACATAAATATTATCGCCGCCAAAAAGACACAACACTTTCATCGTTATTTCTTTTTGACCAAACTGCGCGTCAGTAAAGTCTATATCTGAACCGCCAAAAATACTGATAGAGCGTATTTCTTTAGCAACGGTCCATCGTCCACTTCGGTTACTACCACCAAAAATGTTCACCATGTAATCAACATCTTTTGTATCTCCAACAGCATATTGAGTTGAAAGCTCACGACGCTTACTTTCAACATATGCTGGGTCTACCGCTAGATCTAAATCTTCAGCTAATGCTGCTATCTCTACATTGCTATTACTGGCCATCGCAGTGTCTAATCGACGCTCAAACGCTTCATAAGATAATTTACCATGACTGTAATTCATAATAAGTTGATCAATGACTTCTTCACGAACATTTTCTATAGGTCTGTCTTCAATGACTACAGGCATAAGTATCCTTGTTATTATTTGAAATAGTGAATGTTATTTAGCAACAATTAAACCACAATTAAAACTGTTATTTATCAATAACTTGATTATTTTCAAGCAAAACTACCACTTCATTTCTTTGTTAAAAACACAACATATTAGTTTTTTAAACCACTTTAGAGGAAGCTTTGCTACTTATTTTGTAGTTAGTCATTTGAGATTTGTGCAATAGTAAACGTCTGTAATTTACGTTACCTAAAAATGACTTACTTTTTGCTGCAACTTATTTATATAGGCGCACTATAGTTCTCGCTCTGCCTCAACTAAACCATGTTAAATTGGTTATTCTGTGGTATTTATGTCAGTATTTTGTTCAGTACTTTCAAACTGAGATAAGCTTTCTAAGCGTGCTCTTTCTGCTTTATTTACATATTTAGGTTTATTTGATTGCTGTAATTTAGCATTAGCTTTTTTAGCACGTTTTTTTAACGTTTCGTTAATTTTTTTCTTGCGGTTCATTTTCTAAACCTTCTCTTAAGGTAATATTTGGTTATTTTATCAAAATACGGCTGATAATTAACTAGCTTATTTACTCAGCCACAATTTTAATAACAGATGTGCTAAAAATAGGTATTTAAAAAATTTAATCTTCAGCAATTACTTCAGGTTTAACATAATTTATCGTTAATTCATCGTAAAAGCGGGTAATTGTTTATTAAAGGCTTTATGCTAATTATCTAACAATAACAACGAGAGCCACTCAATGAACTCAAAATTAACTATTCTAGCTGCAAGCCTAACACTTATTTTAGGCTGCAATAACGCAAATGTTGCTAATGAAGAGCAACAATCAGTTACCCAATCAGAATCTGCTGAGCAACTAGTTAAGCGTGCCAAAGCAATACACGAACGCGTTATTGTTTTAGACACCCATAACGACTTTAGTGATGCAAACTTTGTTGAAGATAAAAACTATACAATGCGCTTAAAAAGCCAAGTAAACTTACCTAAAATGGAAGAAGGTGGCTTAGACGTATCTTGGTTAATTGTGTATACAGGTCAAGGCGAGCTTAATGAAGCGGGTTATGCTAAAGCCTACGCCAGCGCCATGAAAAAATTTGAATCAATTCATCGTTTAACTGAAGAGATCGCACCTGATCAAATTGAATTAGCATTAACATCAGATGATGTAAGACGCATAATAAAAAGTGGTAAAAAAGTAGCGATGATCGGTGTTGAAAATGGTTACCCAATTGGTGAAGACATTAGTAATGTAAAGAAGTTTTATGATTTAGGCGCACGCTATATGTCGCTTGCTCATAATGGCCATAGCCAACTTAGCGACTCTAATACCGGCGACAAGGATCAACAATGGCTTCATAACGGTTTAAGTGACTTAGGTAGAGAAGCCATTAAAGAGATGAATAAATGGGGCATAATGATCGATATCTCTCATCCATCAAAGATGGCAAATATGGAAATGATGAGATTGTCTAAAGCGCCAGTAATTGCTTCACATTCGTCAAGTAGAGCTATGAACAATCATAGTCGTAATTTAGACGACGAAGAGTTATTAATGCTTAAAAAGAATGGCGGCGTAGTACAAGCTGTTGCTTTTCAAAGCTACTTAAATAGCCAAAAGCATGACACATTCCTCAACGCAGCTAAAGAGGTTTACCAGCAAACAGCCGATAAGCTAGGGTTAGCCTTATTTGATCGTAAACTCTACTCTACCCTTGATGAAGCGGGTAAAAATAAAATGGTTAACGATTGGCAAACAATCAAAGAACAGTCACAACCTGCAATAGATACACTGAGCAAAACCGTTAAGCAAGTTGATGTAGCTGACTTAGTTGACCATATCGATTACATGGTTAAGCTAATAGGTGTTGATCATGTTGGTATTAGTTCAGACTTTGATGGCGGCGGAGGTGTGTTAGGCTGGAATGATGCTGCTGAAACCCACAACGTTACCATTGAATTAGTTAAGCGTGGTTATTCTGAAAGTGATATTGAAAAAATTTGGAGCGGAAATTTACTCAGAGTACTAGATGACGTGCAGCGTGTAGCGAAAGAAATTCAAGCGAATAAAACTTAAGCAGCCTAATACATATTATAAGCAATTAATATTAAAGGAGGTGGCATATTAACCATCTCCTTTTTTACTGAATTAATTTTGTTATTGCTAAGTTGATAGACTTGAGCAATCTCGCACTACACTTTTAATTTTTTACAAATAATTGAGTGCTTTTAAACTCATCATTAACACTTTTTCTTCAATCGCGTTAAGCGGAGTTTTACTCAAAGGTTTTTCTGGATCGTCCCCAACGCCAGTAATTAAAGCAATAAACCCGTCACCTGTAACCGGGTCAAACCAAAATTGTCCAAGTAAACCATAGGCTGAGCCTAAATGACCATAAAAGCGGTGACTTTTATCCGTTAAGCCCCACTCTTTTAAGTCGATTATATGAGTAGACAAACCGTAAGCCGTATTTATACCAACAGAGGTTAAATTATCTGATGCTGTATCGCTATTTGTATCTCCATTTTTAATGGTTTTATCGTACGTCCATACTGGCTCTAGCATCATCTCAATTGATTGTTTAGAGATAACGTCATTAGTGTTTTCACCAACAAATAATTTCATTAAAACAGCTAGATCATTAGCCGATGCGCGTACTCCGCCTTGTGGAGAAAATAACGTAGGGTTACTGCCTAACTGATAGTTTTTAAGCATAGATAAATCTGGGCGTTGTGAACGGCTATATTTTTCTCCACCATAAAAACATGATATTTCACTGCCGTCTACTTGCGAGATCCAAGGACCTGTTGGGTCCCAGAAATCACCTCCGTGCCCTTTTCGGTAAAGCGTTGCAAGTAGTGAGTACTCTTCTTCATATAAGTCACAGACATTGAAACTAATGTCTAAGTTTAGTGGTGCAAATAACACCTTTTTAGCAAAAACATCCATTCTTAAACCACTTATATTTTCAATAACACCAGCGATTAAGCCAAAATTCAAATTTGAGTAGGCAAAGTAATCTCCTGGACCCTGATTTTCTTTAGCGGCAAAGTAACGGCCAGCATCTAGGTTTTTAGCTTCAAATAATGACTGATAATGCTCACCGAATGGCAAAAAATACGGGCCATTGTCACGGATAGAAGAAACATGTGCCAGCACTTGTTTGACTGTGATTTTTCGATTTGGGAAATTAGGGTTTCGTAAATTAAATCCTAAGTATTTAGAAATGTCTTCATCTAAAGAAAGCAAACCATCTTCAACTAAGGTCATTAACGACAGGGTTAACACGAGCTTTGAAATTGATGCAATACGTACTTTATGATTTATCGTTAAAGGGAGTTTCTCTCCAGCGGGGGAAATGGAAGAAAATCCTTCTGCATGCTCAAACACAACCTTGCCATTTTTAACTAATACTAACTGTAGACCAGCAATTTCCGTAGGTGTTTTATCTAGCTTGAAAACTAAATCAAACATTTGTTCTTTAACGGTATTATAGTTACTTTCGCTAGCTTCGACCGAATAAGAAGAAAATACGCATAAAAGTAATAGAAAATTAAAAAATTTCATAAACTCACTCCAGAGAGATCGAAAAAATCAATACTAGCATCAACGAAGCTAATTATATCTACCTTAAGTTGAGCTTTTATATCGTCCACTTATTTCGACTAAGGTGTAATAAACTATATTCTGGGTATAGAGTAAGATAGGTTAATGGCTAACACTAGGGCGTGTTGATCTTTCTAGTAAAATTTTGTACGAATTAAACATAGTTTAATTGAGGCGTAGCGAATAAAGTGTCGTTATTCTACATAAATAGCTTCCGCGTCCTGCTCACGCTAAGTACCTACTTCCGTGTAAGCAACGAAAAGTAAATCATGTTTAAACGTATCTGTAGGACAGCGCCTCTTTGGTTTTTCTACGGCGTTTACACTTATTTATGGGGAGCAACCCCATTACATAAGTTCAGCCTTGTATAAACACCAAATAAATCGCTGCAAAAATGTACAGCAAAGATCAACACGCCCTAAATAAATTGGTATATAACAAAAGTAATAATCAACGATATTATTGTTAACGACTTGATATGCGTCATAGAATCAAACTAAGGTTTGGGCACAATAGCATTAAAGATATTTAAACAATACAATGGGACACACGCTTATGTCACTTCAAAGCCATAACAAAAAAACACGCTGGCAAGATTACCTAAAGTCGGGTGATAGGATTTTTATTGGTTCAAATGCTGCTGTACCCAATGCACTTATCGACGATTTAATTAGTAATAGTGCTCAACTCCATGACATTGAAGCCGTTCACATATTAACGTTATCTGACAACAAATGGGCTAAAATTGAGCACAAAGATCTTTTTAAAGTAAACGCTTTCTTCATTGGTGGAAATAATGTTCGACAAGCAGTAGCCGAAGGAAGAGCTGATTATACCCCTTGTTTTATTTCAGAAATTCCAACGCTATTTAAAGAAAATATATTACCTCTCGACGCCGCCTTAATAATGGTGAGCCCTCCTGACAAATACGGATATTGCTCGCTAGGCGTAAGTGTTGACATTATTTCCTCTGCGGTTAAGGCAGCTAAATATGTTATTGCACAAGTAAATCCATTGATGCCTCGTACCAATGGTCATAGCTTTGTACACGTAAATCAAATTCATGCCTGGTTAGATGCTGAACAACCTATACCTGAACTTGCTCCCCCTGTTATGGATAAAGTGTCAGAACAAATAGGGCAGTACACTTCAATGTTAATTGAAAATGGCGCGACTATTCAAATAGGTATTGGTAAAATTCCTTCAGCCGTTTTACATTACCTAGCTAACCACAAAGACCTAGGTGTTCATAGTGAAATGATCACCGACGGAATTTTAGACTTAATGCTCAGCGGTGTAATCAATAATCGCCGTAAAACCTTTCATAAAGGCAAAACCGTTGTTAGCTTCTGTTTAGGTACTCAGCGATTATATGACTTTGTTGATGGCAACCCCCATGTAGAGTTTTATCCTTCAGAGCATATTAATTCGCCAATAAATATTGCTAAAAATGACAATATGGTGTCAATTAATAGTGCTATTGAAGTTGATTTAACTGGTCAAGTGGTATCAGACTCAATTGGCTATCAGTTCTATTCAGGTATTGGCGGTCAAGTCGACTTTATTCGCGGTGCTTGGTTTAGTAAAGGCGGTAAGCCGATTATTGCTTTGCCATCTACCACTAAAGACGGAAAGATTTCTCGTATTGTAGCTCACCTTACGGAAGGTGGTGGTGTAGTTACTTCACGTGATGACGTAGGATATGTAATTACTGAATATGGGATAGCTTCGCTCATTGGTAAGAGTATTCGTGAACGCGCACTTGAACTAATACGTATTGCCCATCCAAAGTTTAGAAAGCAATTATTGGAAGATGTTAGGAAGCATTATTGGGTACCTAGTTATCAGGATAATAGTCCAACGTCTGTTCCTGAGCTTGGACCGGTTGAGTTAAAAAAGTTTACCTTTGACAACCTTGAATACACATTAAGACCGCTAAGCCCATCAGATGAACGTAAGTTACAAGAGTTTTTCTATTCTCATAACAAAGAAACGTTGATCATGCGTTATAACCATTACGCACGACAAATGACGCGAGAAAGTTCATGTAAGCTAGTAAGTGTAGACCAACATAAAGATCTCGCTTTATGCTTTACCCAACGTAATGTTTTAGGTGAAGAGATACACGCAGTAGGTCGCTATTACTACATAGAAAGTAATAACTGCGCCGAAGTCGCATTTGTTATTCGTGAAAGCAAACGCGGCAAGGGTATGGCAAGAACATTACTCAATGAAATGATCCAAATTGCCAAAATACGCAAATTATCAAAGCTGGTCGCTTGTGTAAGAAGAGATAATGCTCCTATGCTCAAAGTATTTGAAAGTGCTGGCTTTGTTCGTACTTATTCGGAAGATAATGACGAAATAAGTTTAGCTGTAGACCTAAACAGTGATTTAAAAACCAACGAAAGTAATAAAAAGGAAAACTCATGACGGTAGGCATAATCAGCCATCATAAATGTAGTCTGCATGAAATGGGCGACCACCACCCAGAAAGCCCAAAACGCATGGCGGCTATACAAGATCAATTAATTCGTAGTGGCCTTGAATATGTTGTTAAACAAATGGATGCTACCCCTATTGATAAAAACTTATTATCGTTAGCGCATTGCCCAAAATATATTGACTACATTTTTGATAATGCGCCAACCGAAGGTACGTTTAGAATAGACGATGACACCGCAATGAACAGTGCATCACTATCAGCGGCTTTACTTTCGGCAGGTGCTGCAGTTGATGCCGTTGATAAAGTAATGAATAAAAGTTTAAGTGCGGTATTTTGTGCAACACGCCCGCCCGGACACCATGCTGAATATAATAAAGGCATGGGCTTTTGTATTTTTAATAATATTGCAATTGCAGCCGCTTACGCAAAAGAAAAATATAACCTGTCACGTGTTGCGATTGTAGACTTTGATGTTCATCATGGAAACGGCACAGAAAACATAGTGAAAGATAGAGAAGGTTATTTGTTTTGTTCAACTTATCAATACCCTTTTTATCCTTTTGAAATGCAAGAAAGCGATACTCCTCCTATAATCAACACGCCTATTGCCGCTACCTGCAAAGGCCCTGAATATCGTTTAGCTATAACAGAACACTGGCTACCTGCCCTTCATAAATTCAAACCCGAAATAATCTTTATATCTGCAGGATTTGACGCTCATATTGAAGATGAAATGTCGAGTGTTAGTTTAACTGAGGCCGATTACCGTTGGGTTACTGATCAGTTAAAAATAATAGCCGATACTTATGCACAAGGCAAAATTGTTTCAGTGTTAGAAGGTGGTTATGCACTTAGTGCTCTTGGTCGCAGTGTGGTAGAACACATTAAAGGACTAATTGGTAATTAGCATCACTGTATACTTTATATTAAACCATTAAATTTTGCTGTAGACCCTATTATTTGGTAGCCCAATACTCTATAGTCGATTTATGTTCACTAATAATTTTATAACTATGATTCGATTAAAAACCAGTTGTTTACTTTTTTGTTTGGGGCTTGTTGCTTGTTCTGAGTCAACAACACCTGCCGTACATAAAGAGCAAAACAAAGCACAGGTTACGCTTAGTAATGTTCATCAAGATATTAAAGTTTTAGCATCAGATGAGTTCGCCGGACGAGGACCTTTAACAGAAGGTGAAACATTAACCATTAACTACCTTGCTAAACAATACCAAGATATTGGTTTAGTTGGCGCTGTTAATGGTGACTTTTTACAACAAGTTGAAATGGCACAGTTAACGCCAGATCAAAATATGAAATTGTCAATTGGTGAGCTAAGCTTCAACGCTGGAAGCGACTTTACAGCTCGTACTCAGCAAATACAAACGAGCATTGAGATAGATAACTCAGATGTCGTTTTTGTTGGTTATGGTATTAACGCGCCTGAATATCAATGGAACGATTTTAAAGATATTGATGTAAAGGGTAAAACGTTAATTGTTTTAGTTAATGACCCTGGTTTTGCCACTCAAGACGATACTCTTTTTACAGGTAACGCCATGACTTACTATGGCCGTTGGACATATAAATATGAAGAAGCTGCGCGACAAGGTGCTGCAGCAGTACTTATTGTACACGAGACTGCGCCAGCAGCTTACCCGTGGAGTGTAGTTGAAAGTTCAAATACCGGAAGCAAATACACCTTAATTGATAACAACAAGAATGCATCTCAAATTCCTATTATGGGCTGGGTAGATGTGGAAGCTGCAGAAGCTATTTTTAACCAAGCTGGTCTTGATTATCACCAGTTAAAGCAACGCGCCCTAATGCCAGATTTTACGGCTGTTAACTTAAACAGCAAAGCTAATTTAACGCTTAACAACCAGATCACTATGGCTAAGTCTAATAATGTAATCGCTAAACTAACAGGAAGTGAGTCTCCCAATGAATATGTTGTTATCAGCGCTCATTGGGACCACTTCGGCACGAATGAAACCGACACGGGCCCTAAGATATTTAACGGTGCGGTAGACAACGCCTCAGGTACAGCTGCAACACTAGAAATAGCGCGTATTATGGCAAAAATGCATCAAATAAAACCCTTTAAACGCTCCATTATATTTGCTAATTTTACTGCCGAAGAAACAGGCCTCATTGGCTCTGAGCAGTTTGCCAACGGTGACGTAATTCCAACAAAGCAAATGGTTGCCTTATTAAATATTGATGGCATGAATGTTTTAGATGGAGTTGACTATATTCTACAATACGGCAAAGGTTTATCAGAAATGGAAGACTATTTAGCTAAGGCAGCTAGTGCTCAAGGGCGTACTGTAAAAATGGATCCTCGACCCCAAAATGGTTTGTTTTTCCGCTCAGATCATTTCTCGCTTGCTAAACAAGGTGTACCAAGCTTATTGTTTATGAGTCTGGGTGATACAGATCCTGACTACATCACTCACAAATATCATAAAGAAGCAGATGACTACTCCGCTGACTGGTCGCTTGGTGGTGTAGAGCAAGACATAGAGTTATTGATCGATATTGCTGTACAACTAGCAAATAATGGGGACTGGCCAAAATGGAAAGCAGAGTCAGATTTTAAAACGCGTCGTTTACAAGATCGCCCTAGTCATAATTAACCTCAACTACATCTAGAATAACGTTGGCTTGAATACAGACAATTTAAGCCAACTTTTTCTTAACTTTTATTATCATTAATTAAAAATTTCCTTACTTTAATACAATATAATTGCCACTAATACTCGATTAGTATTTCACCATTTCGAAAACACGCCCTCCCGCTATTATATTATTTTGTGTTATATTTTTACAAAAGGTAAACTCTTTAATGTTAATTAAATCATACACAAAAGTTAGCTTATACCAGTTTCATTAATTAAGTGGTCTATTTTATACGCAGTGAAAACAGTCAAATACAAGGTATTTATTTTCATAACTACTTGTTCTAATTATAAAATAAATAACGCAGTGGTTGAGAGTTTTAGCCAGTAGAAATGATCACATAGCTAGTAAGATTGGTATTATAGCGCTAGCTTATTGTTTGCCTTCTTATACTATCATTACTAAGCTTATAGAAAATGCTCATAATATTTATTTTAAAATCAACTAAATACACTAGGATCAAAATGTTTGAACTAGAAAAAATGCTTAGTTTATGTTAACTGAACTACTCCCTAATAAAGGGCAAAAGCAGCTTAAGCAAACAGAAGGGCTACAAAACCGCGTTTGGGATGACGTCATGCAGCGCACTAAGCCTGGCATTTTAATATATCCAATATTTTGGCTGATCATAGCCTACGGCTCCGGTTTTTATAAAAGTCATTTTATACTCACATGGACCTTAGAGTTTGTTTTTATTTTAGCGTCTTTTTGGCGTTTTTTTCAATTTAAGTATTTAGAACACTGGCAAACTTCTTGCCCAACAATATGGGCAGCGGGACTGTTAATTAGTGTAGTAACACACAGCTTAGGTTGGGGGATAATGTTTGGCTACTCAACTTTTATCGACAATACCGCTTTTAGCTTTTTTATGGGCTTTTCCAGTTCGGGAATAGCTGCCGGCGGCACCAATAGCTTTGCTCCAAAACGAATTTTAGCAACCAGCTTTATTATTACGTTTACGCTTCCACCTTTAATCGCAGCTATTATCGCAGGCGATCAGTGGGTTATGGCATCGTTGATCTCTGTATTCATTGTTTACACGTTAAATCTAGCTAAGCAGCAAAACCGTGAATATTGGCGCTCGTTAACTAACGAAGTTATCTTAGAAAAACACAGTAGAACCGACGCTCTTACGTCACTTAAAAATCGTAGGTTTTCGACGAAAAGCTTTATGAATTATGTCAATTATCTTCACGTAACCAAGAATACATCTCTGTATTAGTCATAGATATTGATCACTTTAAAAAAGTTAATGACAAATTAGGTCATGATTTTGGTGATGAATGTTTAAGGCAATTGGCCAGAGTGTTTGAGTCTTGCCTACCTAGAGCAACCGACGTGTGTGCAAGGTATGGCGGAGAAGAATTCGCAATAATTTTAACTGGCACAAATACTTTAGGCGCAGAACAAGTAGCTGAAAATATCAGGAAGAAAGTTGAAGCACACATAGTAAAGTACAATCAACAAGAAATGCGATTAACTGTAAGTATAGGTTTAGTATCAAAAATGTTAAAAACGTTTGACAAAAACATACCTACAGAGCTTTTTAAAAGCGCTGATGAAGCACTATATAATGCAAAAACAAAAAGTCGTAATTGTGTGGTGATTTCAGCTAACTCAGCCATTAATTAAGCCACTTTATTAAGCCAAAGTGTAAGCTTATTTAGATGAAAATAACAGTCTAGGTTACGTCCATTTAACTTTAGGTGGGGAGTATGCTTCAAAGGAGTTAATTAACGCTTGAGGGGTATCAGCCAATATCAGCATGTCAGAATATTGCGCATGTAAAAAACCAGAGTTAACCATATTATTGATCATATCCAGTAAATGTTGATAGAAACCGTTAGTATTATAAAACGCACAAGGTTTTGAATGATGTCCTAATTGCGCCCATGTCCACACTTCGAAAATCTCTTCTAATGTCCCTGCACCACCGGGTAATGCAACAAATGCATCGGCTAACTCAGCCATTTTTGCTTTTCTTGTATGCATATCTTTTACAATAAACAACTCAGTTAAACCTTCATGGGCAATTTCTTTTTCTTTAAGGTATTCAGGTATCACACCATAAGCCTTGCCGCCACTTGCTAAAACTGCGTCGGCAATAATCCCCATTAAGCCAACTTTTCCGCCGCCATAGACTAAGTCAATGCCATTTTTCCCAAAAAACTCACCGAGCTTTTTTGCTTCGTTTATATAAGTAGGGTTATTGCCCGTACTAGCGCCACAATATACAGCGATATTCATATTTATTAATACCTTATTAAAAAGTTATACCGCTTCATGAAATTAATTTTTTAATTTCAACGCTGACAGTATTGCTAAGCCTTCCGCATTACAAAAGTCGATTGCCTCATTAATATCATCCATTGTAATACCTAAATCATACATTAAATGCTTACCTAGGAAGTTTTTCTTGGAGTACATTCCAGGGTGTGAGTTAATTAATGCGAGTCGAGAAGTGATATAAAGCAATGAGCTAGCAGGCGAAAGTTCTTGCGCATACGCTTGATGATATTCCTTTATCGGTTTAATAATATGATCAGGTAGTTGCCACAAGCGCAATAATTCAGCACTTACATCAGCG is a genomic window containing:
- a CDS encoding GGDEF domain-containing protein → MSVLVIDIDHFKKVNDKLGHDFGDECLRQLARVFESCLPRATDVCARYGGEEFAIILTGTNTLGAEQVAENIRKKVEAHIVKYNQQEMRLTVSIGLVSKMLKTFDKNIPTELFKSADEALYNAKTKSRNCVVISANSAIN
- a CDS encoding M28 family metallopeptidase, which encodes MIRLKTSCLLFCLGLVACSESTTPAVHKEQNKAQVTLSNVHQDIKVLASDEFAGRGPLTEGETLTINYLAKQYQDIGLVGAVNGDFLQQVEMAQLTPDQNMKLSIGELSFNAGSDFTARTQQIQTSIEIDNSDVVFVGYGINAPEYQWNDFKDIDVKGKTLIVLVNDPGFATQDDTLFTGNAMTYYGRWTYKYEEAARQGAAAVLIVHETAPAAYPWSVVESSNTGSKYTLIDNNKNASQIPIMGWVDVEAAEAIFNQAGLDYHQLKQRALMPDFTAVNLNSKANLTLNNQITMAKSNNVIAKLTGSESPNEYVVISAHWDHFGTNETDTGPKIFNGAVDNASGTAATLEIARIMAKMHQIKPFKRSIIFANFTAEETGLIGSEQFANGDVIPTKQMVALLNIDGMNVLDGVDYILQYGKGLSEMEDYLAKAASAQGRTVKMDPRPQNGLFFRSDHFSLAKQGVPSLLFMSLGDTDPDYITHKYHKEADDYSADWSLGGVEQDIELLIDIAVQLANNGDWPKWKAESDFKTRRLQDRPSHN
- a CDS encoding TIGR00730 family Rossman fold protein — protein: MNIAVYCGASTGNNPTYINEAKKLGEFFGKNGIDLVYGGGKVGLMGIIADAVLASGGKAYGVIPEYLKEKEIAHEGLTELFIVKDMHTRKAKMAELADAFVALPGGAGTLEEIFEVWTWAQLGHHSKPCAFYNTNGFYQHLLDMINNMVNSGFLHAQYSDMLILADTPQALINSFEAYSPPKVKWT
- a CDS encoding histone deacetylase family protein, whose protein sequence is MTVGIISHHKCSLHEMGDHHPESPKRMAAIQDQLIRSGLEYVVKQMDATPIDKNLLSLAHCPKYIDYIFDNAPTEGTFRIDDDTAMNSASLSAALLSAGAAVDAVDKVMNKSLSAVFCATRPPGHHAEYNKGMGFCIFNNIAIAAAYAKEKYNLSRVAIVDFDVHHGNGTENIVKDREGYLFCSTYQYPFYPFEMQESDTPPIINTPIAATCKGPEYRLAITEHWLPALHKFKPEIIFISAGFDAHIEDEMSSVSLTEADYRWVTDQLKIIADTYAQGKIVSVLEGGYALSALGRSVVEHIKGLIGN